From the Pseudomonas baltica genome, one window contains:
- a CDS encoding methyl-accepting chemotaxis protein, translating into MAGAVEEFSATSLNIADNMGNTERMARENTEQTRIGRASMTEASSSLEQIAKALSGTATVINTLGQRSQEIGGIVGVITSIAEQTNLLALNAAIEAARAGEQGRGFAVVADEVRSLASRTRQATDEISSMIGSIQQETSNAIQTMEQGNRLMEEGLTRNAKVADALAHIDEQSRSAGHQFAAISTATQEQSSTATLLSSNLQSIAMANSEQREVVSHLADTARELEGLAAELRQEVDRFRVDR; encoded by the coding sequence ATGGCGGGGGCGGTGGAGGAGTTCAGCGCTACTTCCCTGAATATCGCCGACAACATGGGCAATACCGAGCGTATGGCCCGAGAGAATACCGAGCAGACGCGTATCGGCCGGGCTTCGATGACCGAGGCGTCGTCCTCCTTGGAGCAGATTGCCAAGGCCCTGAGCGGCACGGCGACGGTGATCAACACCTTGGGCCAGCGCTCACAGGAAATCGGCGGCATCGTCGGGGTGATCACGTCGATCGCCGAGCAGACCAACCTGTTGGCGCTCAACGCGGCCATCGAGGCGGCGCGGGCCGGCGAGCAAGGTCGCGGTTTTGCGGTGGTGGCCGACGAGGTGCGCAGCCTGGCTTCGCGCACGCGGCAGGCCACGGACGAGATTTCCAGCATGATCGGCAGCATCCAGCAGGAAACCAGCAACGCCATCCAGACCATGGAGCAGGGCAATCGCTTGATGGAAGAGGGCCTGACGCGCAACGCCAAGGTGGCCGACGCGTTGGCGCACATCGATGAGCAAAGCCGCTCGGCGGGGCATCAGTTCGCGGCGATTTCCACCGCGACCCAGGAGCAGAGCAGTACCGCGACTTTGTTGAGCAGCAATCTGCAGAGCATTGCCATGGCCAACAGCGAGCAGCGCGAGGTGGTGTCGCATCTGGCGGACACGGCGCGGGAGCTGGAAGGGTTGGCGGCAGAGTTGCGCCAAGAGGTGGATCGCTTTCGGGTTGACCGTTGA
- a CDS encoding VOC family protein has protein sequence MSTPAFVSPDTLRGRFSRAMSDMYKQEVPLYGDLLALVGEVNSKVLAEQPAVAASLHRTGEIERLDMERHGAIRLGSAYELATIRRLFAVLGMQPVGYYDLTSAGVPVHSTAFRAVHEHALQTSPFRVFTSLLRLELIDNPALRQRAQTILDQRQIFTPLSLSLIEQFEREGGLSPADGETFVEQALETFRWHREATVSATEYQALHDEHRLIADVVAFKGPHINHLTPRTLDIDQVQAGMPGKGIAPKAVIEGPPTRRHPILLRQTSFKALQEHVAFTDQHEGAMGSHTARFGEIEQRGAALTAKGRALYDRLLNASRQALAGFPAEGNAHEYMALLGEQFSEFPDDLMQMREQGLAFFRYFVTDEGREAGAFAGKTRSHKADLQSLVEAGHVRFEPLVYEDFLPVSAAGIFQSNLGDNAQADYGTQSNQADFERALGAKVIDELGLYADTEQRSIAQCARELGVELQALR, from the coding sequence ATGTCTACCCCTGCTTTCGTCAGCCCGGATACCCTGCGCGGCCGATTCTCGCGCGCCATGTCCGACATGTATAAACAGGAAGTGCCGTTGTACGGCGATCTGCTGGCGCTGGTTGGCGAGGTCAATAGCAAGGTCCTGGCCGAGCAACCCGCTGTCGCGGCATCCTTGCATCGCACCGGCGAGATCGAGCGCCTGGACATGGAGCGCCACGGGGCCATCCGCCTTGGAAGCGCCTATGAGCTAGCGACTATCCGCCGCCTGTTTGCAGTGCTGGGGATGCAGCCGGTGGGCTATTACGACCTGACCTCGGCCGGCGTGCCGGTGCATTCGACGGCGTTTCGGGCGGTGCACGAACACGCCCTGCAAACCAGCCCGTTCCGGGTTTTTACCTCTTTGCTGCGCCTGGAACTGATCGACAACCCGGCGCTTCGTCAACGTGCCCAGACGATCCTCGACCAGCGGCAGATTTTCACACCCTTGTCCTTGAGCCTGATCGAGCAGTTCGAGCGGGAGGGCGGTCTCTCGCCGGCAGATGGCGAAACTTTCGTCGAACAGGCGCTGGAGACGTTTCGCTGGCACCGTGAAGCCACGGTCAGTGCGACCGAATACCAGGCACTGCACGACGAACACCGCCTGATCGCCGACGTGGTGGCGTTCAAGGGTCCGCATATCAATCACCTGACACCACGCACTCTGGATATCGATCAAGTCCAGGCCGGCATGCCGGGCAAAGGTATCGCGCCCAAGGCGGTGATCGAAGGCCCGCCGACGCGCCGCCACCCGATACTGCTGCGTCAGACCAGCTTCAAGGCGTTGCAGGAGCACGTCGCGTTCACCGATCAGCACGAGGGCGCGATGGGCAGCCACACCGCCCGCTTCGGCGAGATCGAGCAACGTGGCGCGGCGCTGACCGCCAAGGGCCGCGCGCTGTATGACCGGTTGCTGAATGCCTCACGACAGGCGCTGGCGGGGTTCCCGGCCGAGGGCAACGCCCATGAGTACATGGCGCTGCTGGGCGAGCAGTTCAGCGAGTTTCCCGATGACCTGATGCAGATGCGCGAGCAGGGGTTGGCGTTCTTTCGTTATTTCGTGACCGACGAAGGGCGCGAGGCCGGCGCTTTCGCGGGCAAAACCCGCTCCCACAAGGCGGATTTGCAGAGCCTGGTCGAAGCGGGCCATGTGCGCTTCGAACCGCTGGTGTATGAGGATTTCCTGCCGGTCAGTGCGGCCGGGATCTTCCAGTCGAATCTGGGAGATAACGCACAGGCCGATTATGGGACGCAGTCCAACCAGGCCGATTTCGAACGGGCGCTGGGGGCGAAGGTGATCGATGAATTGGGGCTGTATGCCGATACTGAGCAGCGGTCGATTGCGCAGTGTGCACGTGAGCTGGGCGTCGAGCTGCAAGCCTTGAGGTGA
- a CDS encoding NorM family multidrug efflux MATE transporter — protein MTSPLRVELKALLRLAGPLIASQLAHMLMLLTDTLMMARLSPEALAGGGLGAASYSFVSIFCIGVMAAVGTLVSMRHGAGDHLGAAKLTQAGLWLAWLLAVLGGVLLWNLGPVLLLLGQSPVNVAFAGQFLLLLPLAMPGNLSFMALRGFTSAVGRPGPVMIISIGGTVVNYGLNHALIEGMFGLPKLGLTGIGLVTAIVSTGMAILLALHIGRHRAYASYPIRQGLLRPSVAAIRELWRLGLPIGGTYAVEVGVFAFAALCMGLLGSVPLAAHQIALQIVSVAFMVPAGMSYAVTLRIGRHYGADQWANARLAGRLGIGVGGLAMLGFSVLFWLAPNAVIGLMLNEQDPAFQPVVQVALSLLAVAAWFELFDGVQTIAMGAIRGLKDARTTFVVGLFCYWIIGAPAAWLLAFHAGWGPEGIWWGLAMGLGCSAIILTSVFEWKMRRLIKRTTVNLAPAPTAAPSPVAETRQKRPEAAPY, from the coding sequence ATGACCTCGCCACTTCGCGTCGAACTCAAAGCCTTGCTGCGTCTGGCAGGGCCGCTGATCGCCTCGCAGTTGGCGCACATGCTGATGCTGCTGACCGACACCCTGATGATGGCGCGCTTGAGCCCCGAGGCGTTGGCCGGCGGCGGCCTGGGCGCGGCGAGCTATTCGTTCGTGTCGATTTTCTGTATCGGCGTGATGGCGGCGGTCGGGACGCTGGTGTCCATGCGCCATGGCGCCGGTGATCATCTGGGCGCGGCGAAACTCACTCAGGCCGGCTTGTGGCTGGCCTGGCTGCTGGCGGTGCTGGGCGGGGTGTTGCTGTGGAACCTCGGCCCGGTCCTGTTGCTGCTGGGCCAATCGCCCGTCAACGTGGCCTTCGCCGGTCAGTTTCTACTGCTGCTACCGCTGGCCATGCCCGGCAACCTGAGCTTCATGGCGTTGCGCGGGTTCACCAGCGCCGTCGGCCGGCCCGGGCCGGTAATGATCATCAGCATTGGCGGTACGGTGGTCAACTACGGGCTCAACCACGCCCTGATCGAAGGGATGTTCGGCTTGCCCAAGCTGGGCCTGACTGGTATCGGCCTGGTGACCGCCATCGTCAGCACTGGCATGGCCATTCTGCTGGCCCTGCACATCGGCCGGCACCGGGCCTACGCCAGCTATCCGATCCGGCAGGGGCTACTGCGCCCGTCCGTGGCCGCGATCCGCGAGCTGTGGCGCCTGGGCCTGCCGATCGGCGGCACCTATGCAGTGGAAGTCGGCGTGTTCGCCTTCGCCGCGCTGTGCATGGGGTTGCTCGGCAGCGTGCCGCTGGCGGCACATCAGATCGCCCTGCAGATCGTCTCGGTGGCGTTCATGGTGCCGGCCGGCATGTCCTACGCGGTCACGCTGCGGATCGGCCGCCATTACGGTGCCGACCAGTGGGCCAACGCGCGCCTGGCCGGGCGCTTGGGCATCGGCGTCGGCGGGCTGGCGATGCTGGGGTTTTCGGTATTGTTCTGGCTGGCACCGAATGCGGTCATCGGGCTGATGCTCAACGAACAGGATCCGGCCTTCCAGCCGGTGGTCCAGGTCGCCTTGAGCCTGCTGGCGGTGGCCGCGTGGTTCGAACTGTTCGATGGCGTGCAGACCATCGCCATGGGCGCGATCCGGGGCCTCAAGGATGCACGCACGACCTTCGTGGTGGGGTTGTTCTGCTACTGGATAATCGGTGCGCCCGCCGCCTGGCTGCTGGCGTTCCATGCCGGGTGGGGGCCTGAAGGCATCTGGTGGGGGCTGGCGATGGGCCTGGGCTGTTCGGCGATCATCCTCACCAGCGTCTTTGAATGGAAAATGCGCCGACTGATCAAGCGGACCACGGTCAACCTTGCCCCAGCGCCCACTGCTGCGCCGAGCCCCGTTGCAGAAACTCGGCAAAAGCGTCCAGAGGCAGCGCCTTACTGA
- the xpt gene encoding xanthine phosphoribosyltransferase produces MEALHKKIREEGIVLSDQVLKVDAFLNHQIDPLLMQQIGDEFARLFADSGISKIVTIEASGIAPAVMTGLKLGVPVIFARKHQSLTLTENLLTATVHSFTKQTDSTVAISPRHLNSSDRVLIIDDFLANGKASQALISIIKQAGANVAGLGIVIEKSFQPGRAELDAQGYRVESLARVKSLAGGQVTFL; encoded by the coding sequence GTGGAAGCCCTGCACAAAAAGATTCGCGAAGAAGGCATCGTGCTTTCTGACCAGGTACTGAAGGTAGATGCCTTCCTGAACCACCAGATCGACCCGCTGTTGATGCAGCAGATCGGCGATGAATTCGCGCGACTATTCGCCGATTCGGGCATCAGCAAGATCGTCACCATCGAAGCCTCGGGCATCGCCCCGGCGGTGATGACCGGGCTCAAGCTCGGCGTGCCGGTGATTTTCGCCCGCAAGCATCAATCGCTGACGCTGACCGAAAACTTGCTGACGGCGACGGTGCACTCGTTCACCAAGCAGACCGACAGCACCGTGGCGATTTCGCCGCGGCACCTGAACAGCAGCGATCGGGTGCTGATCATCGATGATTTTCTGGCCAACGGTAAGGCGTCCCAGGCGTTGATCTCGATCATCAAGCAGGCCGGCGCCAATGTCGCCGGGCTGGGGATCGTGATCGAGAAATCGTTCCAGCCAGGGCGTGCCGAGCTGGATGCCCAGGGGTATCGGGTGGAGTCGCTGGCGCGGGTCAAATCACTGGCCGGTGGGCAGGTTACTTTTCTTTAG
- the rep gene encoding DNA helicase Rep → MSRLNPRQQEAVNYVGGPLLVLAGAGSGKTSVITRKIAHLIQNCGIRAQYIVAMTFTNKAAREMKERVGTLLRGGEGRGLTVSTFHNLGLNIIRKEHTRLGYKPGFSIFDETDVKALMTDIMQKEYSGDDGVDEIKNMIGSWKNDLVLPPEALENARNPKEQTAAIVYTHYQRTLKAFNAVDFDDLILQPVKLFQEHPDILEKWQNKVRYLLVDEYQDTNASQYLLVKLLIGTRNQFTVVGDDDQSIYAWRGARPENLMLLKDDYPSLKVVMLEQNYRSTSRILRCANVLISNNPHEFEKQLWSEMGHGDEIRVIRCKNEDAEAERVAVEILSLHLRTDRPYSDFAILYRGNYQAKLIELKLQHHQVPYRLSGGNSFFGRQEVKDLMAYFRLIVNPDDDNAFLRVINVPRREIGSTTLEKLGNYSTERKTSMYAATDELGLGEHLDARFTDRLARFKRYMDKVREQCAGEDPIGALRSMVMDIDYENWIRTNSSSDKAADYRMGNVWFLIEALKNTLEKDEDGGMTIEEAIGKLVLRDMLERQQEEEDGAEGVQMMTLHASKGLEFPYVFIMGMEEEILPHRSSIEADTIEEERRLAYVGITRARQTLAFTFAAKRKQYGEIIDCAPSRFLDELPPDDLAWEGNDDTPTEVKAVRGNTALADIRAMLKR, encoded by the coding sequence ATGTCCCGACTCAATCCCCGGCAACAAGAAGCCGTGAACTACGTCGGCGGCCCTCTTTTGGTGCTCGCCGGTGCCGGTTCCGGCAAGACCAGCGTGATCACCCGCAAGATCGCGCACCTGATCCAGAACTGCGGCATCCGCGCCCAGTACATCGTCGCCATGACCTTTACCAACAAGGCCGCGCGCGAGATGAAGGAGCGCGTCGGCACCCTGCTGCGCGGTGGCGAAGGCCGCGGCCTGACCGTCTCGACCTTCCACAATCTGGGCCTGAACATCATCCGCAAGGAGCACACGCGGCTAGGCTACAAGCCGGGCTTCTCGATCTTTGACGAGACCGACGTCAAGGCGCTGATGACCGACATCATGCAAAAGGAATACTCGGGCGACGACGGCGTCGACGAGATCAAGAACATGATCGGCTCGTGGAAGAACGACCTGGTACTGCCGCCCGAGGCCCTGGAAAACGCCCGCAACCCCAAGGAGCAGACCGCCGCCATCGTCTACACCCACTACCAGCGCACGCTCAAGGCGTTCAACGCGGTGGACTTCGACGACCTGATCCTGCAGCCGGTGAAACTCTTCCAGGAACACCCCGACATCCTTGAAAAGTGGCAGAACAAGGTGCGCTACCTGCTGGTGGACGAATACCAGGACACCAACGCCAGCCAATACCTGCTGGTGAAGCTGCTGATCGGTACGCGCAACCAGTTCACCGTGGTAGGCGATGACGACCAGTCGATCTACGCCTGGCGCGGCGCGCGTCCTGAAAATCTCATGCTGCTCAAGGACGACTACCCGTCCCTGAAAGTGGTGATGCTGGAGCAGAACTACCGCTCCACCAGCCGCATCCTGCGCTGCGCCAACGTGCTGATCTCGAACAACCCCCACGAGTTCGAAAAACAGCTGTGGAGCGAGATGGGTCACGGCGACGAGATCCGCGTGATCCGCTGCAAGAACGAGGACGCCGAGGCCGAACGCGTGGCCGTCGAAATCCTCAGCCTGCACCTGCGCACCGATCGCCCCTACAGCGATTTCGCCATTCTGTATCGCGGCAACTACCAGGCCAAGCTCATCGAATTGAAGCTGCAGCACCACCAGGTGCCATATCGCCTGTCGGGCGGCAACAGCTTCTTCGGCCGCCAGGAGGTCAAGGACCTCATGGCGTACTTCCGCCTGATCGTGAACCCTGACGACGACAACGCCTTCCTGCGGGTGATCAACGTGCCGCGCCGGGAAATCGGCTCGACGACCCTCGAAAAACTCGGCAACTATTCCACCGAGCGCAAGACCTCGATGTACGCCGCCACCGACGAACTCGGCCTGGGCGAACACCTGGACGCCCGCTTCACCGATCGCCTGGCGCGCTTCAAGCGCTACATGGACAAGGTCCGCGAGCAGTGCGCTGGCGAAGATCCGATCGGCGCCCTGCGCAGCATGGTCATGGATATCGACTACGAAAACTGGATCCGCACCAACAGCTCCAGCGACAAGGCCGCGGACTACCGCATGGGTAACGTGTGGTTCTTGATCGAGGCCCTGAAGAACACCCTCGAGAAAGACGAAGACGGCGGCATGACCATCGAGGAAGCCATCGGCAAGCTGGTGCTGCGCGACATGCTCGAACGCCAGCAGGAAGAAGAAGACGGCGCCGAAGGCGTGCAGATGATGACCTTGCACGCCTCCAAGGGCCTGGAATTCCCCTACGTGTTCATCATGGGCATGGAGGAGGAAATCCTCCCTCACCGTTCGAGCATCGAGGCCGATACCATCGAAGAAGAGCGCCGCCTGGCCTACGTGGGCATCACCCGCGCGCGGCAGACGCTGGCCTTCACCTTCGCCGCCAAGCGCAAGCAATACGGCGAGATCATCGACTGCGCGCCGAGTCGTTTTCTCGATGAACTGCCCCCGGACGATCTCGCCTGGGAAGGTAACGACGACACGCCGACCGAGGTCAAGGCCGTGCGTGGCAATACGGCATTGGCGGATATCCGCGCCATGCTCAAAAGATGA
- a CDS encoding LysR substrate-binding domain-containing protein, translating to MNRRLPPLYALRAFEAAARHSSFTRAADELSITQSAVSRHIRTLESHFGCRLFVRSGRALQLSESARLLLPGVREGFAALERACHTLQAEDDVLRMKAPSTLTMRWLLARLSRFRHVQAGNEVQLTSAWMEIDHVDFNQEPFDCAVLLSNGNFPAEWEAAHLFAELLIPVGSPALINDAPWDSERLASTELLHPTPDRRDWRSWLQRMGLTEQVSIRGGQAFDTLELGMIAAARGYGVAIGDLLMVAEDVAQQRLSLPWPTAVASGEDYYLVWPKTRPGGERLRRLSEFLQAEVAAMRLPDVEILR from the coding sequence ATGAACCGTCGTCTGCCGCCTCTCTATGCCTTGCGGGCATTCGAAGCCGCCGCTCGCCACAGCTCCTTCACCCGTGCGGCGGATGAGTTATCGATCACCCAAAGCGCGGTCAGCCGGCATATTCGCACCCTTGAGAGCCACTTTGGCTGTCGTCTGTTCGTGCGCAGTGGCCGCGCCTTGCAGCTCAGCGAGTCGGCACGGCTGCTGTTGCCCGGCGTGCGCGAGGGCTTTGCGGCGCTGGAGCGCGCCTGCCATACCCTGCAGGCCGAGGACGATGTGCTGCGCATGAAAGCCCCCTCGACCTTGACCATGCGCTGGCTGTTGGCGCGCCTGAGCCGCTTTCGTCACGTGCAGGCCGGCAACGAGGTGCAACTGACCAGCGCCTGGATGGAAATCGACCATGTCGACTTCAATCAGGAGCCCTTCGATTGCGCGGTGTTGCTGTCCAACGGCAACTTCCCGGCAGAGTGGGAGGCAGCCCACCTGTTTGCCGAGCTGTTGATTCCGGTGGGCTCGCCGGCGCTGATCAATGACGCGCCGTGGGATTCCGAGCGCCTGGCCAGTACCGAGTTGCTGCACCCCACGCCCGACCGCCGTGACTGGCGTAGCTGGCTGCAACGCATGGGCCTGACCGAGCAGGTGTCGATCCGTGGCGGGCAGGCGTTTGACACCCTGGAGTTGGGCATGATCGCCGCCGCGCGGGGCTATGGAGTGGCCATCGGTGATTTGTTGATGGTGGCCGAGGACGTGGCCCAGCAGCGCCTGAGCCTGCCGTGGCCCACGGCGGTGGCCAGTGGCGAAGACTATTATCTGGTCTGGCCGAAGACGCGTCCGGGTGGCGAGCGGCTGCGGCGCTTGAGCGAGTTCCTGCAGGCCGAGGTGGCGGCGATGCGTTTACCCGACGTGGAAATCCTCCGCTGA
- a CDS encoding bifunctional diguanylate cyclase/phosphodiesterase, which yields MSTPVETVRLLLLADQAVWTVAVQESLAPLGDGYALVSAASWEAVGALFDGDPHAILLTTAQLQPGPGQCVLPQVLLLEAEPDTAPLGVSDWLVRGQMGPDTLRRCLRHVRERGALESTLQRLAEQDPLTGIANRQGFQTLLAARLAINEGRGIALGHFDLDNFRSANDALGHQAGDRLILQVVARLKGELEPGDQLSRLGSDEFALLIDTRRDPQRAEVLAERIVEAMSEPYWIDGESLLIGCSLGIAHARAKAGADPLMWHAHIAMQQAKNIQGCTFHVFNERINRHARSLADLESELRRALRRDELELHYQPRLNLHSGEIVGVEALVRWRHTERGLLPPSEFVPLAEQSGLIVPLGYWVISRALRDMQDLRERGMAPLHMAVNLSFRQFQDSQLLVTLGRLISERGIDASWLEFELTETAVMRRNDQVKQTMDALGKLGVRFSLDDFGTGFSSFVHLNSLPIALLKIDKSFVAGMETREENRQLVHAMIHLAHNLNLQVVAEGVETAEQLTLLRGFGCDQVQGYLISKALPLDAFAEFLQRGSAQQWALGQG from the coding sequence TTGTCTACGCCCGTCGAAACCGTGCGCCTGTTGCTCCTGGCTGATCAAGCCGTATGGACGGTAGCTGTGCAGGAGTCCCTCGCACCGTTGGGCGATGGCTATGCGCTGGTTTCGGCAGCGAGCTGGGAGGCGGTCGGGGCCTTGTTCGATGGCGACCCTCACGCGATCCTGCTGACGACCGCACAGTTGCAGCCCGGCCCCGGCCAATGCGTGCTGCCCCAGGTGCTGCTGCTGGAGGCCGAGCCGGACACCGCGCCGCTGGGCGTCAGTGACTGGCTGGTCCGTGGCCAGATGGGCCCCGACACGCTGCGCCGTTGCCTGCGCCATGTGCGCGAGCGCGGCGCGTTGGAAAGCACCTTGCAGCGTCTGGCCGAACAGGACCCTTTGACGGGTATCGCCAACCGCCAGGGTTTCCAGACGCTGCTGGCGGCGCGCCTGGCAATCAACGAGGGCCGTGGCATCGCCCTTGGCCATTTCGACCTCGACAACTTTCGCTCGGCCAACGACGCCCTTGGCCATCAGGCCGGCGATCGGCTGATCCTCCAAGTGGTGGCGCGCCTCAAGGGTGAGCTCGAGCCTGGCGATCAACTGTCCCGCCTGGGCAGCGACGAGTTCGCCCTGCTGATCGATACTCGCCGCGATCCCCAGCGCGCCGAAGTCTTGGCCGAGCGGATTGTCGAGGCCATGTCCGAACCCTACTGGATCGATGGCGAGAGCCTGCTGATCGGCTGCAGCCTGGGCATCGCCCACGCCCGCGCCAAGGCGGGCGCCGACCCGTTGATGTGGCATGCGCATATCGCCATGCAGCAGGCGAAGAACATCCAGGGCTGCACCTTTCATGTCTTCAACGAACGCATCAACCGCCACGCCCGTAGCCTCGCCGACCTCGAAAGCGAACTGCGCCGCGCCCTGCGCCGTGACGAGCTGGAGCTGCACTACCAACCTCGGCTGAACCTGCACAGCGGCGAAATCGTCGGCGTCGAGGCCCTGGTGCGCTGGCGGCACACCGAGCGCGGGCTACTGCCGCCCAGTGAATTCGTGCCGCTGGCCGAGCAGAGCGGTTTGATCGTGCCTTTGGGCTACTGGGTCATCTCCCGCGCCCTGCGCGATATGCAGGACCTGCGCGAGCGCGGCATGGCGCCGCTGCACATGGCGGTCAACCTGTCGTTCCGCCAGTTTCAGGACAGCCAGTTGCTCGTCACCCTCGGGCGCTTGATCAGCGAGCGCGGCATCGATGCCAGCTGGCTGGAATTCGAACTGACCGAAACCGCCGTGATGCGCCGCAACGATCAGGTCAAGCAGACCATGGATGCCCTGGGCAAGCTGGGCGTGCGCTTTTCGCTGGACGATTTCGGCACCGGATTCTCTTCATTCGTGCACCTCAACAGCCTGCCGATCGCCTTGTTGAAGATCGACAAGAGCTTCGTCGCTGGCATGGAGACGCGCGAAGAGAACCGCCAACTGGTGCACGCCATGATCCATCTGGCCCACAACCTCAACCTGCAAGTGGTGGCCGAAGGTGTCGAAACCGCAGAGCAGCTCACGCTGCTGCGCGGTTTCGGCTGCGATCAGGTGCAGGGTTACCTGATCAGTAAGGCGCTGCCTCTGGACGCTTTTGCCGAGTTTCTGCAACGGGGCTCGGCGCAGCAGTGGGCGCTGGGGCAAGGTTGA
- a CDS encoding aldehyde dehydrogenase family protein, whose product MIDGLLESLGVAHSAFKGGNHAVHTPIDGSQIGAVTLETKAQVQSKIDTAANAFQQWRNVPAPRRGELVRLFGEVLRAHKAQLGELVSIEAGKITQEGLGEVQEMIDICDFAVGLSRQLYGLTIASERPGHHMRETWHPLGVVGVISAFNFPVAVWSWNTALALVAGNTVLWKPSEKTPLTALACQALFEKALKAFGSDAPAGLCQLIIGDRDAGEALVDDPRVPLVSATGSTRMGREVGPRVAARFGRSILELGGNNAMILAPSADLDLAVRGILFSAVGTAGQRCTSLRRVIVHASIKDEVLARVKAAYGKVRIGDPRENNLVGPLIDKAAYQAMQDALAQARNEGGSVFGGERQLQDQYPNGYYVTPAIVEMPAQSAVVRHETFAPILYVLSYDDFDEALRLNNEVPQGLSSCIFTTDLREAERFQSASGSDCGIANVNIGTSGAEIGGAFGGEKETGGGRESGSDAWKAYMRRQTNTVNYSRELPLAQGIVFD is encoded by the coding sequence ATGATTGATGGATTGCTCGAGAGCCTGGGCGTTGCCCACAGTGCCTTCAAGGGCGGCAACCACGCCGTGCATACGCCCATCGACGGCAGCCAGATCGGCGCAGTGACCCTCGAGACCAAAGCCCAGGTGCAGAGCAAGATCGACACCGCCGCCAATGCTTTCCAGCAATGGCGCAACGTGCCGGCCCCGCGTCGTGGCGAGCTGGTGCGCCTGTTCGGCGAAGTGCTGCGGGCGCACAAGGCGCAACTGGGCGAACTGGTGTCCATCGAGGCCGGCAAGATCACCCAGGAAGGCCTGGGCGAAGTGCAGGAGATGATCGACATCTGCGACTTCGCTGTCGGTCTGTCGCGCCAGCTCTATGGCTTGACCATCGCCTCCGAGCGCCCTGGCCACCATATGCGTGAAACCTGGCACCCGCTGGGTGTGGTCGGTGTCATCAGTGCGTTCAACTTCCCGGTGGCCGTCTGGTCGTGGAACACCGCGCTGGCGCTGGTGGCCGGCAACACTGTGCTGTGGAAACCGTCGGAAAAAACCCCGCTGACCGCCCTGGCATGCCAGGCGCTGTTCGAAAAAGCCCTCAAGGCCTTTGGCAGTGATGCCCCGGCCGGTCTCTGCCAGCTGATCATCGGCGACCGTGACGCAGGTGAGGCGCTGGTGGACGATCCGCGCGTGCCATTGGTAAGCGCTACCGGCAGTACTCGCATGGGCCGTGAAGTCGGCCCGCGCGTGGCGGCACGTTTCGGGCGCAGCATCCTCGAACTGGGCGGCAACAACGCGATGATCCTCGCGCCGAGTGCCGATCTCGATCTGGCCGTGCGCGGCATTCTGTTCTCGGCCGTGGGCACGGCCGGCCAACGCTGCACCTCCTTGCGCCGTGTCATCGTGCATGCCTCGATCAAGGATGAAGTACTGGCGCGGGTCAAGGCAGCCTACGGCAAAGTGCGCATCGGTGATCCGCGCGAGAACAATCTGGTCGGGCCGCTGATCGACAAGGCCGCGTACCAGGCCATGCAGGACGCGCTGGCTCAGGCCCGTAATGAGGGCGGCAGCGTGTTCGGAGGCGAGCGACAGTTGCAGGACCAATACCCGAACGGTTACTACGTGACGCCGGCGATTGTCGAGATGCCGGCTCAGAGCGCCGTGGTGCGCCACGAGACGTTTGCGCCGATTCTGTATGTGTTGAGCTATGACGATTTCGATGAGGCGCTGCGCCTGAACAACGAAGTGCCGCAGGGCCTGTCGTCGTGCATTTTCACCACCGACCTGCGCGAGGCCGAGCGTTTCCAGAGCGCGTCGGGCAGTGACTGCGGGATCGCCAACGTCAATATCGGCACCAGCGGCGCAGAAATCGGCGGTGCCTTCGGTGGCGAGAAGGAGACCGGCGGCGGTCGCGAGTCCGGCTCGGATGCCTGGAAGGCCTACATGCGCCGCCAGACCAATACCGTGAACTATTCACGTGAACTGCCGCTGGCGCAGGGTATTGTTTTTGACTGA